The Pseudomonas asiatica genome has a segment encoding these proteins:
- a CDS encoding phosphorylcholine phosphatase: MKFAPKAVAIGLSLLFSIETFATELKHWPAEAARQLDGMIAANANKGNYAVFDMDNTSYRYDLEEALLPFMENKGLLSRDKLDPSLKLMPFKDTAEHKESLFSYYYRLCEVDDMVCYPWVAQVFSGFTLQELKVQVDELMASGKPIPATYYEGDQVKAIEVQPPKVFKGQAELYNKLMENGIEVYVISAASEELVRMVASDPKYGYNVKPQNVIGVSLLLKDRASGQLTTARKQISAGHYDAKANVGLELTPYLWTPATWMAGKQAAILTYIDEWKKPVLVGGDTPTSDGYMQFHGVDVGKGGIHLWINRKAKYMDQMNGMIARNAAAQAKEGLPVTADKNWVIVTPEQIQ, encoded by the coding sequence ATGAAGTTCGCTCCGAAAGCCGTCGCCATCGGCCTGTCCCTGCTGTTCAGTATCGAAACCTTCGCCACCGAGCTCAAGCACTGGCCCGCCGAGGCAGCCAGGCAGCTCGACGGCATGATTGCCGCCAATGCCAACAAGGGTAACTACGCTGTCTTCGACATGGACAACACCAGTTACCGCTACGACCTTGAAGAGGCCTTGCTGCCGTTCATGGAAAACAAGGGCCTGCTGAGCCGCGACAAGCTCGACCCCTCGTTGAAGCTGATGCCGTTCAAGGACACCGCCGAGCACAAGGAAAGCCTGTTCAGTTACTACTACCGGCTGTGCGAAGTGGACGACATGGTCTGCTACCCGTGGGTGGCCCAGGTGTTCTCCGGCTTTACCCTGCAGGAGCTGAAGGTGCAGGTGGATGAGCTGATGGCCTCCGGCAAACCGATCCCGGCCACCTATTACGAAGGGGACCAGGTCAAGGCCATCGAGGTACAGCCGCCCAAGGTCTTCAAGGGCCAGGCCGAGCTGTACAACAAGCTGATGGAGAACGGTATCGAGGTCTATGTGATTTCCGCTGCTTCCGAGGAGCTGGTGCGCATGGTCGCGTCGGACCCCAAGTACGGCTACAACGTGAAACCGCAGAATGTGATTGGCGTGAGCCTGTTGCTGAAGGACCGCGCCAGCGGCCAGTTGACCACCGCGCGCAAGCAGATCAGCGCCGGGCACTATGATGCCAAGGCCAACGTGGGGCTGGAGCTGACCCCGTACCTGTGGACCCCGGCCACCTGGATGGCAGGCAAGCAGGCGGCGATCCTGACCTATATCGATGAGTGGAAGAAACCGGTGCTGGTGGGGGGCGATACGCCGACCAGCGACGGCTACATGCAGTTTCATGGGGTGGATGTGGGCAAAGGTGGCATCCACCTGTGGATAAACCGCAAGGCCAAGTACATGGACCAGATGAACGGGATGATTGCCAGGAATGCCGCGGCGCAGGCCAAGGAAGGGCTGCCGGTGACGGCGGACAAGAACTGGGTGATCGTGACGCCGGAGCAGATTCAGTAA
- a CDS encoding L-cystine transporter, whose product MNLPLSLNLLAFLALLLGLAQTRRTDWSLARKVLLGLVLGVVFGLILHTVYGAGHPVLKATISWLDLVGNGYVGLLQMIVMPLIFASILSAVARLHNASSLGRISVLSIGTLLLTTAIAALIGIVLTNLFGLSAEGLVAGAQESARMQVIHSDYAGKVADLNIPQLLLSFIPSNPVGDLARAKPTSIISVVIFAVFLGLAALQLIKDDAEKGERALSAIDTLQAWVMRLVRVVMKLTPYGVLALMTKVVASSNMEDILKLGSFVVVSYLGLALMFVVHGVILAATGVSPLRFFRKVWPVLTFAFTSRSSAASIPLNIEAQTRRLGVPQSIASFSASFGTTIGQNGCAGLYPAMLAVMVAPAVGIDTFDPLWIATLVAIVTLSSAGVAGVGGGATFAALIVLPAMGLPVELVALLISVEPLIDMGRTALNVNGSMTAGVVTSQLLKETDKDVLAGDEHAELSHT is encoded by the coding sequence ATGAACCTGCCGCTGTCCCTTAACCTGCTGGCGTTCCTGGCCCTGTTGCTGGGCCTGGCACAAACCCGCCGCACCGACTGGAGCCTGGCCAGGAAAGTATTGCTGGGCCTGGTGCTGGGCGTAGTGTTCGGCCTGATCCTGCATACCGTCTATGGCGCTGGCCACCCCGTACTCAAGGCCACCATCAGCTGGCTCGACCTGGTCGGCAACGGCTACGTCGGCCTGTTGCAGATGATCGTAATGCCGCTGATCTTCGCCTCGATCCTCAGTGCCGTGGCTCGCCTGCACAATGCCTCGTCACTGGGCCGCATCAGTGTGCTGAGCATTGGCACCCTGCTGCTGACCACCGCCATCGCCGCGTTGATCGGCATCGTCCTGACCAACCTGTTCGGCCTGAGCGCCGAAGGCCTGGTGGCCGGCGCGCAGGAAAGCGCGCGCATGCAGGTTATCCACAGCGACTATGCCGGCAAGGTCGCCGACCTAAACATCCCGCAATTGCTGCTGTCGTTCATCCCCAGCAACCCGGTAGGTGACCTGGCACGGGCCAAGCCGACCTCGATCATCAGCGTGGTGATCTTTGCCGTGTTCCTCGGCCTGGCCGCGTTGCAGCTGATCAAGGACGATGCCGAGAAAGGCGAACGCGCGCTGTCGGCCATCGACACCCTGCAGGCCTGGGTGATGCGCCTGGTGCGGGTGGTGATGAAGCTGACCCCGTATGGCGTACTGGCGCTGATGACCAAGGTGGTGGCCAGCTCGAACATGGAAGACATCCTCAAGCTGGGCAGCTTCGTGGTGGTGTCGTACCTGGGCCTGGCCCTGATGTTCGTGGTGCACGGCGTTATCCTCGCCGCCACCGGCGTGAGCCCGCTGCGCTTCTTCCGCAAGGTGTGGCCGGTGCTGACCTTCGCCTTCACCAGCCGCTCCAGCGCCGCCAGCATTCCGCTGAACATCGAAGCGCAAACCCGCCGCCTGGGCGTACCGCAGTCGATTGCCAGCTTCAGCGCATCGTTCGGTACCACCATTGGCCAGAACGGCTGCGCCGGCCTCTATCCCGCCATGTTGGCGGTGATGGTGGCGCCGGCGGTGGGCATCGATACCTTCGACCCGCTGTGGATCGCCACCCTCGTGGCCATCGTCACCTTGAGTTCGGCAGGTGTTGCCGGCGTAGGTGGCGGTGCGACTTTCGCCGCGCTGATCGTGCTGCCGGCCATGGGCTTGCCGGTGGAGCTGGTGGCGTTGCTGATTTCGGTGGAGCCGCTGATCGACATGGGCCGCACGGCGTTGAACGTGAACGGTTCGATGACCGCAGGGGTGGTGACCAGCCAACTGCTGAAAGAGACCGACAAGGATGTGCTGGCTGGCGATGAACATGCCGAGCTGAGTCATACTTAA
- a CDS encoding class I SAM-dependent rRNA methyltransferase, which yields MSLPSLRLKANADRRLRAGHLWVYSNEVDVSATPLQGFQAGQQAVLEAANGKPLGIVALSPNNLICARLLSRDAKLPLDKSLLVHRLNVALSLRQRLFDQPCYRLVYGDSDLLPGLVVDRFFDILVVQLASATMEAHKDDVIAALVQVLKPSGILFKNDSSARDAEGLQRYVETVYGEVPDWVPLEENGVKFEAPVREGQKTGWFYDHRMNRARLAPYVKGKRVLDLFSYIGGWGVQAGAFGASEVFCVDASSFALDGVERNAALNGISEKLTCIEGDVFEALRELKAAEERFDVIIADPPAFIKRKKDLKNGEAAYRRLNEQAMRMLTKDGILVSASCSMHLPEDDLHNILLTSARHLDRNLQLLERGGQGPDHPVHPAIAETRYIKSITCRLLPNS from the coding sequence ATGTCCCTGCCCAGCCTACGCCTCAAAGCCAATGCCGACCGCCGCCTGCGCGCCGGCCACCTGTGGGTCTACAGCAACGAAGTCGACGTCAGCGCGACCCCGCTGCAAGGCTTCCAGGCCGGCCAGCAGGCTGTTCTCGAGGCGGCCAACGGCAAGCCGCTGGGTATCGTCGCACTGAGCCCGAACAACCTGATCTGCGCCCGCCTGCTGTCGCGCGACGCCAAGCTGCCGCTGGACAAGTCGCTGCTGGTGCACCGCCTGAACGTCGCCCTGTCGCTGCGCCAGCGCCTGTTCGACCAACCGTGCTACCGCCTGGTCTATGGCGATTCCGACCTGTTGCCAGGCCTGGTGGTCGACCGCTTCTTCGACATCCTCGTGGTGCAATTGGCCTCCGCCACCATGGAAGCGCACAAGGACGACGTGATTGCAGCCCTGGTACAGGTGCTCAAGCCAAGCGGCATCCTGTTCAAGAACGACTCCTCCGCGCGTGACGCCGAAGGCCTGCAGCGCTATGTCGAGACCGTCTATGGCGAAGTGCCGGACTGGGTGCCGCTGGAAGAAAACGGCGTCAAGTTCGAAGCCCCGGTACGCGAAGGCCAGAAGACCGGCTGGTTCTACGACCACCGCATGAACCGTGCACGCCTGGCGCCGTACGTGAAAGGCAAGCGCGTGCTCGACCTGTTCAGCTACATCGGTGGCTGGGGCGTGCAAGCCGGTGCCTTCGGCGCCAGCGAAGTGTTCTGCGTCGATGCCTCGAGCTTTGCCCTGGACGGCGTCGAGCGTAACGCCGCGCTGAACGGCATCAGCGAGAAACTGACCTGCATCGAAGGCGATGTATTCGAGGCCCTGCGCGAACTGAAGGCCGCCGAAGAGCGCTTCGACGTGATCATTGCCGACCCACCCGCCTTCATCAAGCGCAAGAAAGACCTGAAGAACGGCGAAGCGGCCTACCGCCGCCTGAACGAGCAGGCCATGCGCATGCTGACCAAGGACGGCATCCTGGTCAGTGCCTCGTGCTCGATGCACCTGCCCGAGGACGACCTGCACAACATCCTGCTGACCAGCGCCCGTCACCTGGACCGCAACCTGCAGTTGCTCGAACGCGGCGGCCAAGGCCCGGACCACCCGGTGCACCCGGCCATCGCCGAAACCCGCTACATCAAGAGCATCACCTGCCGGTTGCTGCCAAACAGCTGA
- a CDS encoding GMC family oxidoreductase, with product MPVPDPFRQGLESGWITHDASRLEHDLTLEADVAVIGSGAGGATSAQMLSTAGFKVLLIEEGPLRTSSDFHLLENEAYASLYQEGLGRMSKDGAITILQGRAVGGTTLVNWTSSFRTPPQTLAHWAAAHNVSGLGEKQMRPWFERIEQELGITPWALPPNANNDVLRRGCEQLGYRWAVIPRNVRGCWNLGYCGMGCPVNAKQSMLVTRIPATLEQGGELLYLARAERFEHNGERIQGLSCQALDSQGIHATGRQVRIRARHYILAGGGINSPALLLRSDAPDPHGRLGKRTFLHLVNFSAARFNDRIDPYYGAPQSIYSDHFQWQGGSDGPVGYKLEVPPLHPALASTLLGGHGHENARRMAELPHTHVMLALLRDGFHPQSQGGAVELRGDGSPVLDYPVTDYLRDGLRRAYRSMAQIQFAAGATQVTPVHSDASAASSLEQALAMIDQLRLEPFRTRLGSAHVMGGCALGDDPRQAVCDSLGRHHQLENLSVHDGSLFPTSIGANPQLSVYAISARLTEALVARLAHSA from the coding sequence ATGCCTGTACCCGACCCGTTTCGCCAAGGCCTGGAAAGCGGCTGGATCACCCACGACGCCTCGCGCCTGGAGCACGACCTCACGCTGGAAGCCGACGTTGCCGTGATCGGCAGCGGTGCCGGTGGCGCTACCAGCGCGCAAATGCTCAGCACTGCCGGCTTCAAGGTGCTGCTGATCGAAGAAGGCCCGCTGAGGACCAGCAGCGATTTCCACCTGCTGGAAAACGAAGCCTATGCCAGCCTGTACCAGGAAGGCCTGGGCCGCATGAGCAAGGACGGCGCCATCACCATCCTCCAGGGCCGCGCCGTGGGCGGCACCACGCTGGTCAACTGGACCTCGAGCTTTCGCACGCCGCCACAGACCCTGGCGCACTGGGCCGCAGCCCACAACGTGAGCGGCCTGGGCGAGAAGCAGATGCGCCCCTGGTTCGAGCGCATCGAGCAGGAACTGGGCATCACCCCCTGGGCCCTGCCACCGAACGCCAACAACGACGTGCTGCGCCGTGGCTGCGAACAGCTGGGCTACCGCTGGGCGGTGATCCCGCGCAACGTGCGCGGCTGCTGGAACCTGGGCTACTGCGGCATGGGTTGCCCGGTGAATGCCAAGCAGTCGATGCTGGTCACGCGTATTCCCGCCACCCTCGAACAAGGCGGCGAGCTGCTGTACCTGGCTCGGGCCGAGCGCTTCGAGCACAACGGCGAGCGCATCCAGGGCCTGTCATGCCAGGCGCTGGATAGCCAGGGCATACACGCCACAGGCCGGCAGGTCCGCATTCGCGCGCGTCACTACATCCTTGCCGGTGGCGGCATCAACAGTCCGGCCCTGCTGCTGCGTTCCGACGCGCCCGACCCGCATGGCCGCCTGGGCAAACGTACCTTCCTGCACCTGGTCAACTTCAGCGCAGCACGCTTCAACGACCGTATCGACCCCTACTATGGCGCCCCGCAGTCCATCTACAGCGACCATTTCCAATGGCAAGGCGGCAGCGACGGCCCGGTTGGCTACAAGCTGGAAGTACCACCGCTGCACCCGGCCCTGGCCAGCACCCTGCTGGGCGGGCACGGCCACGAGAATGCCCGGCGCATGGCCGAACTGCCACATACCCACGTGATGCTGGCGCTGCTGCGTGACGGCTTCCACCCACAAAGCCAGGGCGGGGCCGTGGAGCTGCGCGGCGATGGCTCACCGGTGCTCGATTACCCGGTCACCGACTACCTGCGCGACGGCCTGCGCCGCGCCTACCGCAGCATGGCGCAGATCCAGTTCGCCGCCGGCGCCACCCAGGTCACCCCCGTGCACAGCGATGCCAGCGCCGCGTCCAGCCTGGAGCAGGCCTTGGCCATGATCGACCAGTTGCGCCTGGAGCCGTTCCGCACGCGCCTGGGCAGCGCTCACGTGATGGGTGGCTGCGCCCTCGGCGACGACCCGCGCCAGGCGGTATGCGACAGCCTTGGCCGCCATCACCAGCTGGAAAACCTGTCGGTTCACGACGGCTCGCTGTTCCCCACCAGTATCGGCGCCAACCCGCAACTGTCGGTGTATGCCATCAGCGCCAGGCTCACCGAAGCGCTGGTCGCCCGCCTGGCACACAGCGCATGA
- a CDS encoding HDOD domain-containing protein, whose amino-acid sequence MPPQPQIMVDLQFEQYMPDPDLETIAKLISQDPGLSGALLKLVNSPHFGLSNKIGSIQRAVNLLGSRSIINLINAQSIKGEMTDETIVTLNRFWDTAQDVAMTCLTLAKRTGIQAADEAYTLGLFHDCGVPLMLKRFPDYMDVLEDAYAKADEETRVVDTENRAFNTNHSVVGYFTAKSWRLPEHLSAAIANHHNALAVFRDESARNTQSQLKNLLAVLKMAEHICASYRVLGSQAVDHEWSVVGPLVLDYIGLSEYDFENLKQNIREMGGH is encoded by the coding sequence ATCCCGCCGCAACCGCAGATAATGGTCGACCTGCAGTTCGAGCAGTACATGCCTGACCCGGACCTGGAAACCATCGCCAAGCTGATTTCCCAGGACCCGGGCCTGTCGGGCGCCTTGCTCAAGCTGGTCAATTCCCCGCATTTCGGCCTTTCCAACAAGATCGGTTCGATCCAGCGCGCGGTGAACCTGCTGGGCAGCCGTTCGATCATCAACCTGATCAACGCCCAGTCGATCAAGGGTGAAATGACCGACGAGACCATCGTTACCCTCAACCGCTTCTGGGACACTGCCCAGGACGTGGCGATGACCTGCCTCACTCTGGCCAAGCGCACCGGCATCCAGGCGGCAGACGAGGCCTATACCCTGGGCCTGTTCCATGACTGTGGCGTGCCGCTGATGCTCAAGCGCTTCCCCGACTATATGGATGTGCTGGAGGACGCCTATGCCAAGGCCGACGAGGAAACTCGCGTGGTTGACACCGAAAACCGCGCGTTCAACACCAATCATTCGGTGGTCGGCTATTTCACGGCCAAGTCCTGGCGCCTGCCCGAGCACCTCAGCGCGGCCATTGCCAACCACCACAACGCCCTGGCGGTATTCCGCGACGAGAGCGCGCGCAATACCCAGAGCCAACTGAAAAACCTGCTGGCGGTGCTGAAGATGGCCGAGCACATCTGCGCATCGTACCGGGTGCTGGGCAGCCAGGCCGTGGACCACGAATGGAGTGTGGTTGGCCCGCTGGTGCTCGATTACATTGGCTTGTCGGAATACGATTTCGAGAACCTCAAGCAGAACATTCGCGAGATGGGCGGGCACTGA
- a CDS encoding twin-arginine translocation pathway signal protein, translating to MHRRELLRFSLGASVFLAGTSLVGCSAQTAATGYQVLRDDDLPLLRALIPVVLAGTQAAETLVLHSLDHKLAALSPEMLKLTRQLFDVLNLPLTRGPLTGVWGAWEQAGAAQVTAFLQRWQDSSLNLLRMGHASLLQLLQMAWYERPESWAACGYPGPPKI from the coding sequence ATGCACCGCCGCGAACTGCTGCGCTTCAGCCTTGGCGCCAGCGTCTTTCTGGCCGGTACCAGCCTGGTCGGCTGCAGCGCACAGACAGCCGCAACGGGTTACCAGGTACTGCGCGACGACGACCTGCCGCTGCTACGCGCGCTGATCCCGGTGGTACTGGCCGGCACCCAGGCCGCCGAGACACTGGTGCTGCATAGCCTCGACCACAAGCTGGCGGCGCTATCGCCGGAAATGCTCAAACTCACCCGGCAGTTGTTCGACGTGCTCAACCTGCCGCTCACCCGCGGCCCCCTGACCGGTGTCTGGGGCGCCTGGGAGCAAGCCGGCGCCGCGCAGGTCACGGCCTTCCTGCAACGTTGGCAGGACAGCTCGCTGAACCTGCTGCGCATGGGCCACGCCTCGCTGCTGCAGTTGCTGCAGATGGCCTGGTACGAGCGCCCCGAATCCTGGGCCGCCTGCGGCTACCCCGGGCCACCGAAAATCTGA
- a CDS encoding type 1 glutamine amidotransferase domain-containing protein has translation MSAELNGKRVAFLVTDGFEQVELTGPREALEQSGAVVDILSDKEGTVRGWNHDQPADAFAVDATFESAHLDLYDALVLPGGVQNSDTIRLIPAAQKLVKSHDSAGKPLAVICHGGWLLVSCGLAKGRRLTSYKTLQDDIRNAGGDWVDEEVVVDGNLITSRQPDDIPAFNRQLIKALAA, from the coding sequence ATGAGTGCAGAACTGAACGGCAAGCGAGTGGCTTTCCTGGTCACCGACGGCTTCGAGCAAGTGGAACTGACAGGCCCTCGCGAGGCCCTGGAACAGAGCGGCGCGGTGGTGGACATCCTCAGCGACAAAGAGGGAACGGTACGCGGCTGGAACCACGACCAGCCGGCTGACGCATTCGCCGTGGACGCAACCTTCGAAAGCGCCCACCTGGACCTCTACGATGCCCTGGTGCTGCCCGGTGGCGTGCAAAACTCTGACACGATTCGGTTGATTCCCGCTGCGCAGAAACTGGTGAAAAGCCACGATTCGGCTGGCAAGCCGCTGGCGGTGATCTGTCATGGTGGCTGGTTGCTGGTGTCCTGCGGGTTGGCCAAGGGCAGGCGGCTGACCAGCTACAAGACCCTGCAGGACGACATCCGCAATGCCGGCGGAGACTGGGTGGATGAAGAAGTGGTGGTCGATGGCAACCTGATCACCAGCCGCCAGCCCGATGACATTCCGGCGTTCAACCGGCAGCTGATCAAGGCATTGGCAGCCTGA
- the mutM gene encoding bifunctional DNA-formamidopyrimidine glycosylase/DNA-(apurinic or apyrimidinic site) lyase has translation MPELPEVETTRRGIAPHLEGQRVSRVVVRDRRLRWPIPEDLDVRLSGQRIVSVERRAKYLLINAEVGTLISHLGMSGNLRLVELGLPAAKHEHVDIELESGLMLRYTDPRRFGAMLWSLDPLNHELLLRLGPEPLTDLFDGERLFQLSRGRSMAVKPFIMDNAVVVGVGNIYATEALFAAGIDPRREAGGISRARYLKLAIEIKRVLAAAIEQGGTTLRDFIGGDGQPGYFQQELFVYGRGGQPCKVCGTELREVKLGQRASVYCPRCQR, from the coding sequence ATGCCGGAATTGCCAGAAGTAGAAACCACCCGGCGCGGTATTGCGCCCCACCTGGAAGGCCAGCGCGTCAGCCGGGTGGTGGTGCGTGACCGGCGCCTGCGCTGGCCGATTCCGGAAGACCTGGATGTGCGCCTGTCGGGGCAGCGCATCGTCAGTGTCGAGCGGCGCGCAAAGTACCTGTTGATCAATGCCGAGGTCGGCACCCTGATCAGTCACCTGGGCATGTCGGGCAACCTTCGCCTGGTCGAGCTGGGCTTGCCGGCGGCCAAGCATGAGCACGTGGATATCGAGTTGGAGTCGGGGTTGATGCTGCGCTACACCGACCCGCGCCGCTTTGGCGCGATGCTGTGGAGCCTGGACCCGCTCAACCACGAACTGCTGCTGCGCCTGGGGCCGGAGCCGCTGACCGACCTGTTCGACGGCGAGCGGCTGTTCCAGCTGTCCCGTGGGCGGTCGATGGCGGTCAAGCCGTTCATCATGGACAACGCGGTGGTGGTGGGGGTGGGCAACATCTACGCCACCGAGGCGCTGTTTGCCGCCGGCATCGACCCTCGTCGGGAAGCGGGCGGGATTTCCCGGGCGCGTTACCTGAAGCTGGCGATCGAGATCAAGCGCGTGCTGGCGGCGGCGATCGAGCAGGGCGGCACCACGCTACGCGACTTCATCGGTGGCGATGGGCAGCCGGGGTACTTCCAGCAGGAATTGTTCGTGTACGGGCGGGGCGGGCAGCCGTGCAAGGTGTGTGGCACGGAGTTGCGCGAGGTGAAGCTGGGGCAGAGGGCGAGTGTGTATTGCCCGCGCTGCCAGCGCTGA
- a CDS encoding YfhL family 4Fe-4S dicluster ferredoxin — MSLIITDDCINCDVCEPECPNEAISQGEEIYVIDPNLCTQCVGHYDEPQCQQVCPVDCIPLDEAHPETEEELMAKYRRITGKA, encoded by the coding sequence ATGTCCCTGATCATCACCGACGATTGCATCAACTGCGACGTCTGCGAACCCGAGTGCCCGAACGAGGCCATCTCCCAAGGCGAAGAGATCTACGTGATCGACCCTAACCTGTGCACCCAGTGCGTGGGCCATTACGACGAGCCGCAATGCCAGCAGGTCTGCCCGGTCGACTGCATCCCGCTGGATGAAGCGCACCCGGAAACCGAAGAAGAGCTGATGGCCAAGTACCGCCGGATTACTGGCAAGGCCTGA
- the ilvD gene encoding dihydroxy-acid dehydratase codes for MPDYRSKTSTQGRNMAGARALWRATGMKDEDFKKPIIAIANSFTQFVPGHVHLKDLGQLVAREIERAGGVAKEFNTIAVDDGIAMGHDGMLYSLPSREIIADAVEYMVNAHCADAIVCISNCDKITPGMLMAALRLNIPVIFVSGGPMEAGKTKLASHGLDLVDAMVIAADSSASDEKVAEYERSACPTCGSCSGMFTANSMNCLTEALGLALPGNGSTLATHADREQLFLTAGRTIVELCKRYYGENDESVLPRNIANFKAFENAMMLDIAMGGSTNTILHLLAAAQEAEVAFDLRDIDRLSRKVPQLCKVAPNIQKYHMEDVHRAGGIFSILGSLARGGLLHTDLPTVHSRSMEEAIAKWDITQTDDEAVHTFFKAGPAGIPTQTAFSQSTRWESLDDDRENGCIRSVEHAYSQEGGLAVLYGNIALDGCVVKTAGVDESILVFEGTAKIFESQDSAVRGILADEVKAGDIVIIRYEGPKGGPGMQEMLYPTSYLKSKGLGKACALLTDGRFSGGTSGLSIGHASPEAAAGGAIGLVRDGDKVLIDIPNRSINLQVSDEELAERRVEQDKKGWKPAEVRPRKVTTALKAYALLATSADKGAVRNKAMLEGL; via the coding sequence ATGCCTGATTATCGTTCCAAGACTTCCACCCAAGGCCGCAACATGGCCGGCGCCCGTGCCCTGTGGCGCGCCACCGGGATGAAGGACGAAGACTTCAAGAAACCGATCATCGCCATCGCCAACTCGTTCACCCAGTTCGTCCCGGGCCACGTGCACCTGAAGGACCTGGGCCAGCTGGTCGCCCGCGAAATCGAACGCGCCGGTGGCGTGGCCAAGGAATTCAACACCATCGCGGTCGATGACGGCATCGCCATGGGCCACGACGGCATGCTCTACTCGCTGCCAAGCCGCGAGATCATCGCCGACGCCGTGGAGTACATGGTCAACGCCCACTGCGCCGACGCCATCGTGTGCATCTCCAACTGCGACAAGATCACCCCCGGCATGCTGATGGCCGCCCTGCGCCTGAACATCCCGGTAATCTTCGTCTCCGGCGGCCCGATGGAAGCCGGCAAGACCAAGCTGGCCAGCCACGGTCTGGACCTGGTCGACGCCATGGTCATTGCCGCCGACTCCTCGGCTTCCGACGAAAAAGTCGCCGAATACGAGCGCAGCGCCTGCCCGACCTGCGGTTCGTGCTCCGGCATGTTCACCGCCAACTCGATGAACTGCCTGACCGAAGCCCTGGGCCTGGCCCTGCCGGGCAACGGTTCGACCCTGGCCACCCACGCCGACCGCGAGCAGCTGTTCCTCACCGCCGGCCGCACCATCGTCGAGCTGTGCAAGCGCTACTACGGCGAGAACGATGAGTCGGTACTGCCGCGCAACATCGCCAACTTCAAGGCGTTCGAGAACGCCATGATGCTCGACATCGCCATGGGCGGCTCGACCAACACCATCCTGCACCTGCTGGCCGCCGCCCAGGAAGCCGAGGTGGCGTTCGACCTGCGCGACATCGACCGCCTGTCGCGCAAGGTGCCGCAGCTGTGCAAGGTTGCGCCGAACATCCAGAAATATCACATGGAAGACGTGCACCGTGCCGGCGGCATCTTCAGCATCCTCGGCTCGCTGGCCCGTGGCGGCCTGCTGCACACCGACCTGCCGACCGTGCACAGCCGCAGCATGGAAGAAGCCATCGCCAAGTGGGACATCACCCAGACCGATGACGAAGCCGTGCACACCTTCTTCAAGGCCGGCCCTGCCGGCATCCCGACCCAGACGGCATTCAGCCAGTCGACCCGTTGGGAATCCCTGGATGACGACCGTGAGAACGGCTGCATCCGCAGTGTCGAGCACGCCTATTCGCAGGAAGGCGGCCTGGCCGTGCTGTACGGCAACATCGCGCTGGACGGCTGCGTGGTGAAAACCGCCGGTGTCGACGAGTCGATCCTGGTGTTCGAAGGCACCGCGAAGATCTTCGAGAGCCAGGACAGCGCCGTACGCGGCATCCTCGCCGACGAAGTGAAGGCCGGCGACATCGTGATCATCCGCTACGAAGGCCCGAAAGGTGGCCCGGGCATGCAGGAAATGCTGTACCCGACCTCGTACCTGAAGTCCAAGGGCCTGGGCAAGGCTTGCGCCCTGCTCACCGACGGCCGCTTCTCGGGCGGCACCTCGGGCCTGTCGATCGGCCATGCCTCGCCGGAAGCCGCCGCTGGCGGCGCCATCGGCCTGGTGCGCGACGGCGACAAGGTGCTGATCGACATCCCGAATCGTTCGATCAACCTGCAGGTCAGCGACGAAGAGCTGGCCGAGCGCCGTGTCGAGCAGGACAAGAAGGGCTGGAAACCGGCTGAAGTACGCCCACGCAAGGTGACCACCGCGCTGAAGGCCTATGCCCTGCTGGCGACCAGTGCCGACAAGGGCGCTGTGCGTAACAAGGCGATGCTGGAAGGGCTGTGA
- the coaD gene encoding pantetheine-phosphate adenylyltransferase has protein sequence MNRVLYPGTFDPITKGHGDLVERASRLFDHVIIAVAASPKKNPLFPLEQRVELAREVTKHLPNVEVIGFSSLLAHFAKEQGANVFLRGLRAVSDFEYEFQLANMNRQLAPDVESLFLTPSERYSFISSTLVREIAALGGDISKFVHPVVAEALTERFKK, from the coding sequence ATGAACCGAGTGTTGTACCCGGGTACTTTCGACCCCATTACCAAAGGCCATGGCGACCTGGTCGAGCGCGCCTCGCGGTTGTTCGACCACGTGATCATCGCGGTGGCGGCCAGCCCGAAGAAAAACCCGCTGTTCCCGCTGGAACAACGGGTGGAGCTCGCCCGTGAGGTCACCAAGCACCTGCCCAATGTCGAAGTCATCGGCTTCTCCTCGCTGCTGGCGCATTTCGCCAAGGAACAGGGCGCCAACGTCTTCTTGCGTGGCCTGCGTGCGGTGTCCGACTTCGAGTACGAGTTCCAGCTGGCGAACATGAACCGGCAACTGGCCCCCGACGTCGAGAGCCTGTTCCTCACGCCTTCGGAGCGCTACTCGTTCATTTCCTCGACCCTGGTCCGGGAAATTGCCGCGCTGGGCGGTGATATCAGCAAGTTCGTCCACCCGGTGGTGGCCGAGGCGCTGACCGAACGCTTCAAGAAGTGA